One part of the Syngnathus acus chromosome 17, fSynAcu1.2, whole genome shotgun sequence genome encodes these proteins:
- the LOC119137590 gene encoding protein kinase Npk produces the protein MSSPGSSFVQIKHEDLLYYENCGGGSFGSVYRALWISQDKEVAVKKLLKIDKEAEILSVLSHKNIIQFYGAVLESPNYGIVTEYASGGSLFEYLSSEQSEEMDMEQIMMWAIQMAKGMHYLHAEAPIKVIHRDLKSRNVVMTADKVLKICDFGASKFLSHTTHMTVVGTFPWMAPEVIQSLPVSETCDTYSYGVVLWEMLTREVPFKGFEGLQVAWLVVEKQERLTIPTSCPASFAELMRKCWQAEPKERPQFKQVLVTLETMANDSRLPDQCNSFLHNKDQWRCEIESTLERLRKLERELYSKEKELEERERRLRLWEERLMERSNMTPSPTSLLMDRSNMSPFFTPMSIGSTGSFFRSHSQDSSSAGLSSAGLSSAGVSSAGVSCLLRTLSNGDSERGGSGAVGSLDSGRLHVMLRGLQEEEGTLEEKGWGQRDEGGSLEGGRVQVTLRSFPGGRLEREERTWEEGDVERGGMQRSRVTTIVRGYSGGFGEAEGEQDGGWEAEKVDEGGLEGGRLPDMLKGLSGSLGGLGDMLTLDGIGEIDRLGDMDVNMGDVGMVKLRSEMGVRGHSGVQVSMRASSNQNSVKSCSVRHGSKINMATAAMDMMELDWSDSD, from the exons ATGTCGTCCCCCGGCTCGTCGTTTGTCCAGATAAAGCACGAGGATCTGCTTTACTATGAGAACTGTGGAGGAGGCAGTTTTGGCAGCGTCTACAGGGCCCTCTGGATATCCCAAGACAAGGAAGTGGCAGTGAAGAAGCTTCTGAAGATCGACAAAGAG GCTGAGATTCTCAGTGTCCTGAGTCATAAGAACATCATTCAGTTTTATGGAGCCGTGCTGGAATCTCCCAACTATGGCATCGTCACAG AATATGCCAGTGGTGGGTCTCTTTTTGAGTACCTATCCAGTGAGCAGAGTGAGGAGATGGACATGGAGCAGATCATGATGTGGGCTATACAGATGGCTAAAG GAATGCACTACCTCCACGCAGAGGCTCCCATCAAAGTCATCCACAGAGACCTCAAGTCACGGAAtg tggtCATGACAGCAGACAAAGTGCTTAAg ATTTGTGACTTTGGTGCATCCAAGTTCTTATCCCACACCACTCACATGACCGTGGTGGGCACTTTTCCCTGGATGGCTCCGGAGGTCATTCAGAGCCTGCCTGTCTCCGAGACCTGCGACACGTACTCATATGGCGTG GTGCTGTGGGAGATGCTGACTCGTGAAGTACCTTTCAAGGGCTTTGAAGGGCTGCAGGTTGCATGGCTGGTGGTGGAGAAACAAGAG AGGCTTACCATCCCCACCAGTTGCCCAGCAAGTTTCGCAGAGCTGATGAGGAAGTGCTGGCAAGCCGAGCCTAAG GAGCGTCCGCAGTTCAAACAGGTGCTGGTAACCTTGGAGACAATGGCGAATGATAGCAGGCTTCCTGACCAGTGCAACTCCTTTCTGCATAACAAGGACCAGTGgag GTGTGAAATTGAGTCGACACTAGAGCGCCTTCGGAAGCTGGAGAGGGAGCTCTACTCCAAGGagaaggagctggaggagcggGAGAGGCGGCTTAGGCTGTGGGAAGAGAGGCTGATGGAAAGGTCCAACATGACTCCGAGCCCCACCTCCTTACTCATGGATCGATCCAACATGTCGCCA TTCTTCACGCCAATGTCCATCGGTTCCACCGGTTCCTTCTTCCGCTCGCACTCTCAAGACTCCAGCAGTGCGGGGCTCAGCAGTGCGGGGCTCAGCAGTGCGGGAGTCAGCAGTGCGGGCGTCAGCTGCCTCCTCCGCACTCTCAGCAACGGCGACAGCGAAAGGGGGGGCAGCGGTGCGGTGGGCTCTCTGGACAGCGGGCGCTTGCACGTCATGCTACGAGGCttgcaggaagaggagggcaCCCTGGAGGAGAAGGGCTGGGGCCAGAGGGATGAAGGCGGGAGCTTGGAGGGAGGAAGGGTGCAGGTGACGCTCAGGAGCTTCCCGGGGGGGAGGCTGGAGCGCGAGGAGAGGACGTGGGAGGAGGGGGACGTGGAGAGAGGCGGGATGCAGAGGAGCAGGGTGACCACTATCGTCCGAGGCTACTCGGGCGGCTTCGGAGAGGCGGAGGGGGAACAGGATGGAGGGTGGGAGGCAGAAAAAGTGGACGAGGGAGGGCTTGAAGGAGGGAGGCTTCCCGACATGCTAAAAGGTCTCAGTGGCAGTTTAGGGGGCTTGGGGGACATGCTGACCTTGGACGGTATAGGGGAGATAGACAGGCTAGGCGACATGGACGTGAACATGGGGGATGTGGGGATGGTGAAGCTCAGGAGCGAGATGGGGGTCAGGGGTCACTCAGGGGTGCAGGTGAGCATGCGGGCTTCCTCCAATCAGAACTCTGTGAAGAGCTGCAGCGTGCGACACGGATCCAAAATCAACATGGCCACCGCCGCCATGGACATGATGGAGCTCGACTGGTCCGACAGCGATTAG